One region of Streptomyces leeuwenhoekii genomic DNA includes:
- a CDS encoding discoidin domain-containing protein — protein sequence MYTARRRRPAPARTTASLVALGALLTASVTALTAAPATAAETLLSQGRPATASSAEGAAFAASAAVDGNLTGTRWASQWSDNQWLQVDLGRTTAISRVVLTWEAAYGKAYDIQLSDNGSDWRTVKSVTAGDGGTDDITVSGTGRYVRLQGITRATGYGYSLWEFQVYGGDAAQPGPGGAVRVTGSQGNWQLTVGGRPYTVKGVTWGPAISDAARYMPDVKSLGVNTIRTWGTDGGTKPLLDAAAAHGIRVVNGFWLQPGGGPGSGGCVDYVTDTAYKANMLDEFAKWVETYKSHPATLMWNVGNESVLGLQNCYSGAELEAQRNAYTSFVNDVAKKIHAIDPDHPVTSTDAWTGAWPYYQRNAPDLDLYSMNSYGDICGVRQDWEEGGYTKPYIITETGPAGEWEVPDDANGVPDEPTDVQKAEAYTKAWNCVTGHQGVALGATVFHYGVEHDFGGVWFNLVPDGLKRLSYYALKKAYTGSTAGDNTPPVIGNMTVTPSGSAPAGGEFTVRADVRDPDGDPVTTKIYLSGNYASGDKRLVEASYRSLGNGAFAVKAPEKLGVWKVYVQAEDGRGNAGIETESVKVVAPPVTGANLALNRTTTASSFQSSYGDCPCPPANATDGNAGTRWASDWSDPQWIRVDLGSARSFTRLQLVWDPAYARAYEVQVSDDGTTWRTVRTVTDGNGDVDTLDVAATARHVRLHLTARGTGWGYSLHEFGIYG from the coding sequence GACCGGCCCCGGCCCGCACGACGGCCTCCCTCGTGGCTCTGGGCGCCCTGCTCACCGCGTCCGTCACCGCACTGACGGCCGCCCCGGCCACGGCCGCCGAGACCCTGCTGTCCCAGGGCAGGCCCGCCACCGCGTCGTCGGCGGAGGGCGCGGCGTTCGCCGCCTCGGCCGCCGTGGACGGCAACCTCACCGGCACCCGCTGGGCCAGCCAGTGGAGCGACAACCAATGGCTCCAGGTCGACCTCGGCCGGACCACCGCCATCAGCCGCGTGGTGCTGACCTGGGAAGCGGCCTACGGCAAGGCCTACGACATCCAGCTCTCCGACAACGGCAGCGACTGGCGCACCGTCAAGTCCGTCACCGCCGGAGACGGCGGCACGGACGACATCACCGTCTCCGGCACCGGCCGCTACGTCCGCCTCCAGGGCATCACCCGCGCCACCGGCTACGGATACTCCCTCTGGGAGTTCCAGGTCTACGGCGGCGACGCCGCCCAGCCCGGTCCCGGCGGAGCCGTCCGGGTCACCGGCAGCCAGGGCAACTGGCAACTGACCGTCGGGGGACGGCCGTACACCGTCAAAGGCGTCACCTGGGGCCCGGCCATCTCGGACGCCGCCCGCTACATGCCCGACGTGAAGTCCCTGGGCGTCAACACCATCCGCACCTGGGGCACCGACGGCGGGACGAAGCCGCTGCTGGACGCGGCCGCGGCGCACGGCATCCGGGTCGTCAACGGCTTCTGGCTGCAACCGGGCGGCGGCCCGGGATCCGGCGGCTGCGTCGACTACGTGACGGACACCGCGTACAAGGCGAACATGCTCGACGAGTTCGCCAAGTGGGTCGAGACCTACAAGTCCCACCCGGCGACGCTGATGTGGAACGTCGGCAACGAGTCCGTCCTCGGCCTGCAGAACTGCTACAGCGGCGCGGAGCTGGAGGCGCAGCGCAACGCGTACACCTCCTTCGTCAACGACGTGGCGAAGAAGATCCACGCCATCGACCCGGACCACCCGGTGACCTCCACCGACGCGTGGACCGGCGCCTGGCCCTACTACCAGCGCAACGCCCCTGATCTGGATCTGTACTCGATGAACTCCTACGGCGACATCTGCGGTGTGCGCCAGGACTGGGAGGAGGGCGGCTACACCAAGCCGTACATCATCACCGAGACCGGCCCGGCCGGCGAGTGGGAGGTGCCGGACGACGCCAACGGGGTCCCCGACGAGCCGACCGACGTCCAGAAGGCGGAGGCGTACACCAAGGCGTGGAACTGCGTCACCGGCCACCAGGGCGTCGCCCTGGGCGCGACGGTCTTCCACTACGGCGTCGAGCACGACTTCGGCGGTGTCTGGTTCAATCTGGTGCCCGACGGTCTCAAGCGCCTGTCGTACTACGCGCTCAAGAAGGCGTACACGGGCAGCACGGCCGGCGACAACACCCCGCCGGTGATCGGCAACATGACCGTCACACCGTCCGGGTCCGCCCCGGCGGGCGGCGAGTTCACGGTCCGCGCCGACGTCCGTGACCCCGACGGCGACCCGGTCACCACGAAGATCTACCTGAGCGGCAACTACGCGAGCGGCGACAAGCGGCTCGTCGAGGCGTCCTACCGCTCCCTCGGCAATGGCGCCTTCGCCGTCAAGGCGCCCGAGAAGCTCGGCGTGTGGAAGGTGTACGTGCAGGCCGAGGACGGCCGTGGCAACGCCGGCATCGAGACCGAGTCCGTCAAGGTCGTCGCGCCACCCGTCACGGGCGCCAACCTCGCCCTGAACCGGACCACCACCGCCTCCTCCTTCCAGTCCTCCTACGGCGACTGCCCCTGTCCCCCGGCCAACGCCACCGACGGCAACGCCGGCACCCGCTGGGCCAGCGACTGGAGCGACCCGCAGTGGATCCGGGTCGACCTGGGCTCCGCGCGTTCCTTCACCAGACTCCAGTTGGTCTGGGACCCGGCGTACGCCCGCGCCTACGAGGTGCAGGTCTCCGACGACGGCACGACCTGGCGCACCGTCCGCACCGTCACCGACGGCAACGGCGACGTCGACACCCTCGACGTCGCGGCCACCGCCCGCCATGTGCGGCTCCACCTCACCGCACGCGGCACCGGCTGGGGTTACTCGCTCCACGAGTTCGGCATCTACGGCTGA
- a CDS encoding DUF1996 domain-containing protein — translation MKIRGRTLSALLLASALAASALGAGTVAALDTAPAAATAQAATGHTGHVMAGSALPSGDDPDGDGYVPAVPPVTGVTPSDAAPAPAYFHEFQANCSVTHTAPDDPIVYPGRPGASHDHTFMGNRSTNAHSTTASLTGGATSCNAPADASAYWMPSLYDGDRKVLPVGPQVIYYKSGVTDYTSVRPFPKGLRFVVGDPAQSADRFRDHGGWVEGWECGDSYKNVDFPARCPAGTQLNIRMQAPSCWNGLHLDTPDHQSHMAYPVVKPGTNHDVCPASHPVALPMIEFKMAFPVDGDMSRVRLSSGRGHSFHYDFFNAWEDRTLKALVDHCVVGGLQCDTRGYDQNHPERGAVLNADHRLP, via the coding sequence ATGAAGATCCGCGGAAGAACCCTGTCGGCATTACTCCTCGCCTCCGCGCTGGCCGCCTCCGCGCTGGGCGCCGGCACCGTCGCGGCCCTCGACACCGCACCAGCGGCGGCCACCGCTCAGGCGGCCACCGGTCACACCGGGCACGTGATGGCCGGCTCCGCCCTGCCGTCCGGCGACGACCCCGACGGCGACGGATACGTCCCCGCCGTCCCGCCGGTCACCGGCGTCACCCCGTCCGACGCGGCACCGGCTCCGGCCTACTTCCACGAGTTCCAGGCCAACTGCTCGGTCACCCACACGGCACCCGACGACCCGATCGTGTACCCCGGCCGGCCGGGCGCCTCCCACGACCACACCTTCATGGGCAACAGGTCGACGAACGCGCACTCCACAACCGCCTCGCTGACCGGCGGTGCCACGAGTTGCAACGCGCCCGCCGACGCCTCGGCGTACTGGATGCCCTCGCTGTACGACGGGGACCGCAAGGTCCTGCCCGTGGGCCCGCAGGTCATCTACTACAAGTCCGGTGTCACCGACTACACCAGCGTGCGCCCCTTCCCGAAGGGGCTGCGGTTCGTCGTCGGCGACCCGGCTCAGTCCGCCGACCGGTTCCGCGACCACGGCGGCTGGGTCGAGGGCTGGGAGTGCGGTGACAGCTACAAGAACGTCGACTTCCCCGCCCGCTGCCCGGCCGGTACCCAGTTGAACATCCGGATGCAGGCCCCCAGTTGCTGGAACGGCCTGCATCTCGACACACCCGACCACCAGAGCCACATGGCCTACCCGGTGGTGAAGCCCGGCACCAACCATGACGTCTGCCCGGCCTCCCACCCGGTCGCCCTGCCGATGATCGAGTTCAAGATGGCGTTCCCGGTCGACGGCGACATGTCCCGCGTCCGGCTCTCCAGCGGGCGCGGCCACTCCTTCCACTACGACTTCTTCAACGCGTGGGAGGACCGCACCCTCAAGGCCCTGGTCGACCACTGCGTCGTCGGCGGACTGCAGTGCGACACCCGGGGCTACGACCAGAACCACCCGGAGCGGGGCGCCGTGCTGAACGCCGACCACCGCCTGCCCTGA
- a CDS encoding GH1 family beta-glucosidase, producing the protein MTTTAPPDTAHHDALIDRLPPDFRFGAATSAYQIEGAAAEDGRTASIWDTFCRVPGAVHNGDTGDTACDHYHRMPEDVALLAALGLDTYRFSVSWPRVQPGGRGPANPAGLGFYDRLVDELLARGVTPWLTLYHWDLPQELQDAGGWPARDTAHRFADYAELVHDRLGDRVTHWTTLNEPFCAAILGHMEGVHAPGGRSLADGVRAVHHLHLAHGLAVRRLRAAARRPLDLAVSHLLGTSGPATDSAADREAARRADAFGFRFYLDPILRGRYPRDLVDDLAGYGVQIPVRDGDLETIAAPIDTLGVNYYRSMRTSGTDEHGATADAHGLPVTRNLPHGGLPVTGLGWEVTPHDLTALLLRVSRDYPGTPMVVTENGAAYDDRPDAHGFVDDTDRTAYLAAHLAAVAEARTRGADVRGYFAWSLLDNFEWAAGYAARFGLVRVDYATQTRTPKRSALWLRDTARRVRAAGGASGRVGRGT; encoded by the coding sequence ATGACCACGACCGCCCCGCCGGACACCGCACACCACGACGCGCTGATCGACCGGCTGCCCCCCGACTTCCGCTTCGGTGCCGCCACCTCCGCCTACCAGATCGAGGGGGCCGCCGCCGAGGACGGCCGTACGGCGTCCATCTGGGACACGTTCTGCCGGGTGCCGGGGGCGGTGCACAACGGGGACACCGGGGACACGGCCTGCGACCACTACCACCGGATGCCCGAGGACGTCGCCCTGCTGGCCGCCCTTGGCCTGGACACCTACCGCTTCTCCGTCTCCTGGCCCCGCGTCCAGCCCGGCGGCCGCGGTCCCGCCAACCCGGCCGGGCTCGGCTTCTACGACCGCCTCGTCGACGAACTGCTCGCCCGGGGCGTCACCCCCTGGCTCACCCTCTACCACTGGGACCTGCCCCAGGAGCTCCAGGACGCCGGCGGCTGGCCCGCCCGAGACACGGCCCACCGCTTCGCCGACTACGCCGAACTGGTCCACGACCGTCTCGGCGACCGCGTCACCCACTGGACCACCCTGAACGAGCCGTTCTGCGCGGCGATCCTCGGCCACATGGAGGGGGTCCACGCACCCGGCGGCCGATCCCTCGCCGACGGCGTCCGCGCCGTCCACCATCTCCACCTCGCTCATGGCCTCGCCGTCCGCCGGCTGCGCGCCGCCGCCCGGCGCCCCCTCGACCTGGCCGTCAGCCATCTGCTCGGCACCAGCGGCCCCGCCACCGACAGCGCGGCGGACCGGGAGGCCGCCCGCCGGGCCGACGCGTTCGGCTTCCGTTTCTACCTCGACCCGATCCTGCGCGGACGCTACCCCCGGGATCTCGTCGACGACCTCGCCGGGTACGGCGTTCAGATCCCCGTCCGGGACGGCGACCTGGAGACCATCGCCGCCCCCATCGACACCCTGGGCGTCAACTACTACCGCTCGATGCGCACGTCCGGTACCGACGAGCACGGTGCCACCGCCGACGCCCACGGCCTGCCCGTCACCCGCAACCTGCCGCACGGCGGCCTCCCCGTGACCGGCCTCGGCTGGGAGGTGACGCCCCACGATCTCACCGCACTGCTGCTGCGCGTCTCCCGCGACTACCCGGGCACCCCGATGGTCGTCACCGAGAACGGCGCCGCCTACGACGACCGTCCCGACGCCCACGGCTTCGTCGACGACACGGACCGCACCGCCTACCTCGCCGCCCATCTGGCGGCCGTCGCCGAGGCCCGCACCCGCGGGGCCGACGTCCGCGGCTACTTCGCCTGGTCCCTCCTCGACAACTTCGAGTGGGCCGCCGGCTACGCGGCACGCTTCGGCCTCGTCCGCGTCGACTACGCCACCCAGACCCGCACCCCCAAACGCAGCGCCCTCTGGCTCCGGGACACCGCCCGCCGCGTCCGCGCGGCAGGCGGCGCCTCGGGCCGCGTGGGCCGTGGCACGTGA
- a CDS encoding ABC-F family ATP-binding cassette domain-containing protein, giving the protein MNLTPDPHATFSSPVQAGAGAHVRAEAVTVTRGSRRLLNDVSVTVSARSRIAVVGENGCGKTTLLHVLAGLIPPDEGTVHRAGTIGLARQELSTRYGATVGTLTSEALAASLAALAALEEATLDLAEGAPDADERYATALDAATRLDAWDAERRVDVALEALGACTDRDRPLVTLSVGQRYRVRLACLLGARHDILLLDEPTNHLDAGGLDFLTRSLREHDGGLAVVSHDRALLRDVADRFLDLDPTRDGKPRLYAGGYDAWQDTRRRERERWEQDHEQQQAEHRRLQEAVAKARDRLSTGWRPEKGTGKHQRQSRAPGVVQALNRQQNALAAHRVDVPEPPTVLRWPRLGVRPGAPQVRAHGVAVGGRLAGPVDLTLDGGDRLLVTGPNGAGKSTLLAVLAGALRPTDGHVRTAHGARIVRVTQETAEQDPSLTAREVHARHVGRLVARGMLRDAEAVPLGALGLLDSEAMRTPVGRMSQGQQRRLDLALALAGRPGLILLDEPTNHLSSALVDELTEAIRATSAAVVVATHDRQLLRDLADWPRLEVGESPAPRVRSHATRSSGG; this is encoded by the coding sequence TTGAACCTCACCCCCGACCCTCACGCCACGTTTTCCTCGCCCGTCCAAGCGGGCGCCGGCGCACATGTCCGTGCCGAGGCCGTCACCGTCACCCGCGGATCCCGGCGTCTCCTGAACGACGTCTCGGTCACCGTCTCCGCCCGGTCGCGGATCGCCGTCGTCGGCGAGAACGGCTGCGGCAAGACGACGTTGCTGCACGTCCTGGCCGGACTGATCCCGCCCGACGAGGGCACCGTGCACCGGGCCGGCACCATCGGCCTGGCCCGCCAGGAACTGTCCACGCGGTACGGCGCGACCGTGGGCACCCTGACGTCCGAGGCGCTGGCCGCCTCGCTCGCGGCCCTCGCCGCGCTGGAAGAGGCCACCCTCGACCTGGCCGAGGGCGCCCCCGACGCCGACGAGCGGTACGCCACCGCGCTGGACGCGGCCACCCGGCTCGACGCGTGGGACGCCGAGCGCCGCGTCGATGTCGCTCTGGAAGCCCTCGGCGCCTGCACCGACCGCGACCGCCCCCTGGTGACGCTGTCGGTCGGGCAGCGCTACCGGGTCCGGCTGGCCTGCCTGCTCGGTGCGCGGCACGACATCCTGCTGCTGGACGAGCCGACCAACCACCTCGACGCCGGGGGACTGGACTTCCTGACCCGCAGTCTGCGCGAGCACGACGGCGGCCTCGCCGTCGTCAGTCACGACCGCGCGCTGTTGCGCGATGTCGCGGACCGGTTCCTCGACCTCGACCCGACACGCGACGGGAAGCCGCGTCTGTACGCCGGCGGCTACGACGCCTGGCAGGACACCCGGCGCCGCGAGCGAGAGCGCTGGGAGCAGGACCACGAACAACAGCAGGCCGAGCACCGGCGGTTGCAGGAGGCGGTGGCGAAGGCCCGCGACCGGCTCTCCACCGGCTGGCGGCCGGAGAAGGGGACTGGAAAACATCAGCGCCAGTCCCGCGCACCGGGCGTGGTGCAGGCCCTGAACCGTCAGCAGAACGCCCTGGCAGCGCACCGGGTCGACGTGCCGGAGCCGCCAACGGTGTTGCGGTGGCCGCGCCTGGGCGTCCGGCCGGGTGCGCCGCAGGTGCGGGCACACGGCGTCGCGGTCGGCGGGCGGCTGGCCGGCCCGGTCGACCTCACCCTCGACGGCGGCGACCGGCTGCTCGTCACCGGGCCGAACGGCGCCGGGAAGTCCACGCTGCTCGCGGTGCTGGCCGGTGCCCTCCGGCCCACGGACGGGCACGTACGGACGGCGCACGGGGCACGGATCGTCCGGGTCACCCAGGAGACCGCCGAGCAGGATCCCTCACTCACCGCCCGTGAGGTGCACGCCCGCCACGTGGGGCGGCTGGTGGCCCGCGGGATGCTCCGCGACGCCGAGGCCGTCCCGCTCGGGGCGCTCGGGCTGCTGGACTCCGAGGCGATGCGCACGCCGGTCGGGCGGATGTCCCAGGGGCAGCAGCGGCGCCTCGACCTGGCCCTGGCACTGGCCGGGCGGCCCGGGCTGATCCTGCTCGACGAGCCGACCAACCACCTGTCCTCCGCGCTGGTCGACGAGCTGACCGAGGCGATCCGGGCCACGAGCGCCGCCGTCGTCGTCGCCACGCACGACCGGCAGTTGCTGCGGGACCTCGCGGACTGGCCGCGCCTGGAGGTGGGCGAGTCGCCGGCACCGCGCGTCCGCTCCCACGCGACCCGCTCGTCGGGTGGCTGA
- a CDS encoding methyltransferase, whose amino-acid sequence MPTIHWADGPVHRSARWHSENGTPAPRRVVVADDRTKAADAYRLACEGTALLWQGDYHGARGLLRAFGRRLDRKPFTPGTGPAASFHLHRRFRGHRARILGKVLVLLRDDYTLGLRRAPDVRLACREAYGPPQGPTVVSLRELLGVIGAHQWRTKGVDIPALGGRIHPHYGVFSPVRGEYVDLVARAPFPRAVRNHPGRLTAFDLGTGTGVLAAVLARRGVGRVVATDISPRALACARDNAGRLGLADRVEVTGPCLFPEGRADLVVCNPPWLPARPTAPIEQGVYDPGSAMLRGFLTGLAARLRPGGEGWLILSDLAEHLGLRTRRDLLTALAQARLDVVEKTDTRPRHPRAGDAADPLHAARSAETTSLWRLTPRP is encoded by the coding sequence GTGCCCACCATCCACTGGGCCGACGGCCCCGTCCACCGTTCCGCCCGCTGGCACTCCGAGAACGGCACTCCCGCCCCGCGCCGAGTCGTCGTCGCCGACGACCGGACCAAGGCCGCCGACGCCTACCGCCTGGCCTGTGAGGGAACGGCCCTGCTCTGGCAGGGCGACTACCACGGCGCCCGCGGTCTGCTGCGCGCGTTCGGCCGCCGTCTCGACCGCAAGCCGTTCACGCCCGGGACCGGTCCCGCCGCGTCCTTCCACCTCCACCGCCGCTTCCGCGGACACCGCGCCCGCATCCTCGGCAAGGTGCTGGTGCTGCTGCGGGACGACTACACCCTGGGCCTGCGCAGAGCCCCGGACGTCCGTCTCGCCTGCCGGGAGGCGTACGGCCCGCCGCAGGGGCCGACGGTGGTCTCCCTCAGAGAACTGCTGGGGGTGATCGGCGCCCACCAGTGGCGGACGAAGGGGGTGGACATCCCGGCGCTCGGCGGGCGGATCCACCCCCACTACGGCGTGTTCTCACCGGTCCGGGGCGAGTACGTCGACCTGGTCGCCCGCGCGCCCTTCCCACGGGCGGTGCGGAACCACCCCGGCCGCCTCACGGCCTTCGACCTCGGCACCGGAACCGGCGTGCTGGCCGCGGTCCTCGCCCGGCGGGGCGTCGGCCGTGTTGTGGCCACCGACATCAGCCCACGCGCCCTCGCCTGCGCCAGGGACAACGCCGGCCGGCTGGGCCTGGCCGACCGGGTCGAGGTGACCGGCCCCTGTCTGTTCCCCGAGGGCCGCGCCGATCTCGTCGTGTGCAACCCGCCCTGGCTCCCGGCCCGTCCGACGGCGCCGATCGAACAGGGTGTCTACGACCCGGGCAGCGCCATGCTCCGCGGCTTTCTCACCGGGCTCGCCGCCCGTCTCCGGCCGGGCGGGGAGGGATGGCTCATCCTCTCCGACCTCGCCGAACACCTGGGCCTCAGAACACGGCGGGACCTGCTCACCGCCCTGGCGCAGGCGCGGCTGGACGTCGTGGAGAAGACCGACACCAGGCCACGGCACCCACGGGCCGGGGACGCGGCCGATCCGCTCCACGCCGCCCGTAGCGCGGAGACCACATCGCTGTGGCGCCTCACCCCACGCCCGTGA
- a CDS encoding LysR family transcriptional regulator: MDLIRHLECFVAVAEESHFGRAAARLGIAQPPLSQRIQRLERELGVRLFERTSRQVTITKAGTLLLPEARALLDRAESLRTAARRIRDGDSGLLRAALTPDISGETVAAVLSGFRRRHAGVELELHELSTAQQLARFAARELDVGLVHHPCDVTGLDFGPVLHRELGVLLPQTAAAAAHEAVPLALLTGFDLALFPRADAPALYDDVLTACARNGYTPPAVRHGQGAGFVRGLVLSAGVVAFTPRDARQATAGDEDPAITWRPLAGSPLAWRHCVAWPKGRGDTAVRAFADAVHRALRETAGARTDLPDRPLHLRPAAEYLL; encoded by the coding sequence GTGGACCTGATACGGCACCTGGAGTGCTTCGTGGCCGTCGCCGAGGAGTCGCACTTCGGCCGTGCCGCCGCCCGTCTCGGCATCGCCCAGCCGCCGCTGTCCCAGCGCATCCAGCGCCTGGAGCGTGAACTGGGCGTCCGGCTCTTCGAACGCACCAGCCGGCAGGTGACCATCACCAAGGCGGGGACCCTGCTGCTGCCGGAGGCACGCGCGCTGCTGGACCGGGCGGAGTCGCTGCGCACCGCCGCCCGCCGCATCCGTGACGGCGACAGCGGACTGCTGCGCGCCGCCCTGACGCCCGACATCTCCGGTGAGACCGTCGCCGCCGTCCTGTCCGGCTTCCGCCGTCGGCACGCCGGGGTGGAACTGGAACTGCACGAGCTGTCCACCGCCCAGCAACTCGCGCGTTTCGCCGCACGCGAGCTGGACGTCGGCCTCGTGCACCACCCCTGCGACGTCACGGGTCTCGACTTCGGGCCGGTGCTCCACCGCGAACTGGGGGTGCTGCTGCCCCAGACCGCTGCCGCCGCGGCGCACGAGGCCGTCCCCCTGGCCCTGCTCACCGGTTTCGACCTGGCCCTGTTTCCGCGCGCCGACGCCCCGGCGCTGTACGACGACGTCCTGACGGCCTGCGCCCGCAACGGCTACACGCCGCCCGCGGTCCGCCACGGCCAGGGCGCCGGTTTCGTGCGGGGGCTGGTCCTGAGCGCGGGCGTGGTGGCGTTCACTCCGCGGGACGCCCGGCAGGCCACCGCCGGTGACGAGGATCCGGCGATCACCTGGCGGCCGCTCGCGGGCTCCCCGCTGGCCTGGCGGCACTGCGTCGCCTGGCCCAAGGGCCGGGGGGACACCGCCGTCCGCGCCTTCGCGGACGCCGTCCACCGGGCCCTGCGGGAGACCGCCGGTGCCCGCACGGACCTGCCCGACCGGCCCCTGCACCTGCGTCCCGCCGCGGAGTACCTGCTGTGA
- a CDS encoding serine hydrolase, translated as MTTSIARRIGAAFAEAGVTGHLHAVDIDSGAEVDAGADQPVVTASVHKLCLLVALHEQAEAGRLDLAERVECPADDRTSGPTGLAAMLDPVLISLRDLAYLMMAVSDNGAADLLLRRVGLDAVNATTARLGLERTCALHTFRELFAMLREDTGPQGAPSLRSPHVVAGLRALDPARTNHTTPRDMTRLLGAVWRDEACLPGHCAAMRRILGLQVWPHRLASGFPFDDVRVSGKTGSLPTVRNEVGVVEYPDGGRYAVAVFTRSASTAATLPAADAVIGTAARMAVDALRARGSAAGGPARLGADGSGGPAGR; from the coding sequence GTGACGACCTCCATCGCCCGCCGTATCGGCGCCGCTTTCGCCGAAGCCGGGGTCACCGGCCATCTGCACGCCGTCGACATCGACTCCGGCGCCGAGGTCGACGCGGGGGCCGACCAGCCGGTGGTCACCGCCAGCGTGCACAAGCTGTGCCTGCTGGTCGCGCTGCACGAACAGGCCGAGGCGGGACGGCTGGACCTCGCCGAGCGCGTGGAGTGCCCGGCCGACGACCGCACCAGCGGACCCACGGGACTGGCCGCCATGCTCGATCCGGTCCTCATCTCCCTGCGCGACCTGGCGTACCTGATGATGGCCGTCAGCGACAACGGCGCGGCCGATCTGCTGCTGCGGCGGGTCGGCCTGGACGCGGTCAACGCCACGACGGCCCGGCTGGGGCTGGAGCGCACCTGCGCCCTGCACACGTTCCGCGAGCTGTTCGCCATGCTCCGCGAGGACACGGGCCCGCAGGGCGCACCGTCCCTGCGGTCGCCGCACGTCGTCGCCGGTCTGCGGGCGCTGGACCCGGCCCGCACCAACCACACCACGCCCCGCGACATGACCCGTCTGCTCGGTGCGGTGTGGCGGGACGAGGCATGCCTGCCCGGGCACTGCGCGGCGATGCGCCGCATCCTGGGCCTGCAGGTGTGGCCGCACCGGCTGGCCTCCGGTTTCCCGTTCGACGACGTACGGGTGTCGGGCAAGACGGGGAGCCTGCCGACGGTGCGCAACGAGGTCGGTGTGGTGGAGTACCCCGACGGCGGCCGGTACGCCGTCGCGGTCTTCACGCGGTCCGCCTCCACCGCCGCCACGCTGCCCGCGGCCGACGCCGTCATCGGCACCGCGGCCCGCATGGCGGTGGACGCCCTGCGGGCGCGGGGCTCCGCCGCCGGCGGGCCCGCGCGGCTCGGGGCGGACGGGTCGGGGGGTCCGGCCGGTCGCTAG
- a CDS encoding ATP-binding cassette domain-containing protein, with product MRCEAVGKRYGRGRWVLAGVELEVPPGAVVAVAGGNGSGKSTLLRILAGLSRPTSGRVSGRPPRVGYVPDRFTAHDRLPAIAYLTHMGRVRGMPGDRARARAHHLLDRLALVGGEEAPLRTLSKGNAQKVALAQALLVVPGLLVLDEPWSGLDVPAHAVLAEFIGEVAGQGGTVVFADHREAVVGQHADHAYVIRDGRLAPRDGGPQPGGAGTVEVVLSPPAAGVPPAAPDWRDLPGVTHTARRGETLVLRVGRDHSDAVLLTALRLGWSVDGVGRVPPGGDGRADGRREAR from the coding sequence CTGCGCTGTGAGGCGGTCGGCAAGCGGTACGGCAGGGGCCGCTGGGTCCTCGCCGGTGTGGAGCTGGAGGTCCCGCCCGGTGCGGTGGTCGCCGTGGCGGGCGGCAACGGTTCGGGGAAGTCGACCCTGCTGAGGATTCTCGCCGGGCTGTCGCGGCCCACCTCCGGCAGGGTCTCGGGCCGTCCGCCGCGCGTCGGTTACGTACCGGACCGCTTCACCGCGCACGACCGGCTGCCGGCGATCGCCTACCTCACCCACATGGGACGCGTCCGCGGCATGCCGGGCGACCGGGCCCGGGCCCGCGCGCACCACCTGCTGGACCGGCTGGCCCTGGTGGGCGGTGAGGAGGCGCCGCTGCGCACGCTGTCCAAGGGCAACGCGCAGAAGGTGGCGCTCGCCCAGGCCCTGCTGGTCGTACCGGGCCTGCTGGTCCTCGACGAACCCTGGTCCGGACTGGACGTCCCGGCGCACGCGGTCCTCGCCGAGTTCATCGGCGAGGTGGCCGGACAGGGCGGCACGGTGGTCTTCGCCGACCACCGGGAGGCGGTCGTCGGACAGCACGCGGACCACGCCTACGTCATCCGGGACGGCCGGCTCGCCCCGCGGGACGGCGGTCCCCAGCCGGGCGGCGCCGGGACGGTGGAGGTGGTCCTGTCCCCGCCCGCCGCGGGCGTCCCGCCGGCCGCACCGGACTGGCGGGACCTGCCGGGTGTGACGCACACCGCACGCCGGGGCGAGACCCTGGTCCTGCGGGTGGGGCGGGACCACTCGGACGCCGTCCTGCTGACGGCGCTGCGGCTCGGCTGGTCCGTGGACGGCGTCGGCCGGGTCCCGCCCGGCGGGGACGGCCGCGCGGACGGCCGGAGGGAGGCGCGGTGA